AAGTTAGTTTCGATGCAAAGTTTTGATTAAAAGCTTATTCTGCAGGATTATAAGTTTCAACTTTCCATTCTTTGTCTAACAAATTAACTTTAGAATAGTAAATTTTATCGCTACTATCCATTTCGCCATTTTTATTAGTATCTTCAGCTGTTCTGAAATAAATTGAACTGTTAGCTTCTAAGTATTTCCAGTCTATCAGTTCTTGAAAATCGGTACTTAATTTGGTAAAGTTTTTACCATCAATAGAACTGATATATAGTGATTTTATATCGCTTTCATCAAGTTTAGCATCTTTATTAGTATCCATATCTTCTAAAACATAAACCAACAATTGTTGCTTATTTTTAGTAGCATGATCTTTCAAATAGGTTGCAGATTGGATAATTACTGGCTTATCAGTTAAAGCATAAATAGTGTCTTTCCCTATTTCTTTGAACTTTATGTTATTTAAATATCCAGTAATTTCATATTCTCCATAATTTGAAACCGTATAACTCACGGAATTATTTCTAGAGCTAGAACCATAATTCATGCGTTTTGAAAAATTCAAATCTCCAATTGGAAACAACAAATAGTTTGTTCCATCCATATGAATTGGTAAATCAGCAACTAAAACTTTTGTAGTATCAACAACCACTGCAGATGTTGTTTTTTGGGTAGTTTCATAAATTACTTTTGGCTTTTCTTCTTCTTTTTTGCAACTTGAAAAAAATGCAATTGAAACAAGCAAAATATATAAAGTGTAATTTTTCATTTTGAATAATTTATACCAAAAATAATGATTTATTTCTACAATCTAGCAGACAATTTGATATTGAAAACACGTGTAGTCATATAATTTGGAATTCCATATTGGTTTTTAGTATATACATCGCGAACCCAAGTATTAGTAATCGCATTTTGATTGTTGAATAAATTGAAGATTTCAAAACCAACTGACAAATCTTTGAATTTTTTCAACCAATGTCCATCAGGTCTTTCATTGTTTCTTTCTGTCAACACATATGAAAAACCAACATCTGCACGACGATAATCGCGAAGACGCAACTGATAATCATATGGATTAGCATAAGAAGGCGAACCGCCAGGCAAACCTGTATTATAAACCAAATTTAGATACAATTTCATGTTTGGAAGATTTGGCATGTAATCTTGAAATAATACTCCAAATTTTAATCTTTGGTCTGTTGGACGTGCAATGTATCCTTTGTCATTCAGGTTTTCCTCTGTTCGCATATAACCAAAACTTAACCAAGATTCTGTTCCAGGAACAAATTCTCCATTCAAACGCATATCCAATCCATAAGCATATGCAACTGCATCATTATCTGCTCGGTATCGGATTCTAACATTTTCTAATGTATACGTATTTACGTCAGTCATCGATTTATAATAAGCTTCTGTCACTAACTTAAACGGACGATTATACATTTGAAATTTAAAATCATTACTTAAAACATAATGTATTGATTTTTGTGCTTTTACATTAGGTCGAACCATACCAAGCGAATCTCTTAACTCACGATAAAATGGTGGTTGATAATAATAACCTAGCGATAATCGGAACAACATATTTTTTTTCCAATCTGGTTTTAAAGAAAATTGTGCTCTCGGACTGAAAACAGTTTGATTTTTTCCATCAGCGATATTTTTTCCTGTTACTTGCCAATTATGTGCACGAACTCCAAAATTTAAGGTATAGTCAGCTGAACCAATCTGATCTTTAAAACTCCATTGTGCATAACCCGAAATTCTATTGATATCAACAAAATTTGTAGCTCGAATATTTTGATATGGTACCAATGGTCCAGTATATGGATTATACGGTTGGTCGTTTGGAATATCAATAATTGGTGGATTTATAGAAAATCCTGCTGAATCAATTACTTCCCATTCTACTACTCTATCTCGAAAATTTTCTCTGGTGTATTTAATTCCCCAATCGATAAAATGTTTTTTGTTGCTTAAAACATGTGACCCTTTTACTTCAGCATTAACAATCAAAGCATCTAAATCGTTTCGAGCATGGTTTAATTGAGTTCCAATACCACGATTAAAAGTTACTTCGCCTAAAGTTTCTGAACCAATATTTGTATCAACTTCGCCTAAAAAATATTGTGCATAAATATCAAAATATTCTTGTTCTTGTGTATGATAAATAGAACTTATAAACTTGAACGCATTGTTTTTATCCAATTCATAAACCGTTTTAAAAGCACCAAAAAGAGTTTGATATTGGTCATTTTCCTGACCTTCGTAAAAAACTTGTAACGCTATTGGTTCATCAATTGTTCCAAAATTAGTTTGACGCGTTAATGGTTGATAATTGTACTTATTTTTGGATGCATTTCCTAAAAAACTAAACGACCATTTTTCATTTGGTTTGAAATTGACTATTGACTGCACATCAATAAATGTTGGTCTAAAGTTGGTTTGAGTTTCCTGACTATTCACCAAAAGTGAGTTATCTCGATAACGAATTCCTATTATATTTGACCATT
The window above is part of the Flavobacterium sp. PMTSA4 genome. Proteins encoded here:
- a CDS encoding TonB-dependent receptor; its protein translation is MKTKFLIFSLFIILNSFSVFSQNATAKVAGIVLDENNKPVENVNVSYQSKSSITDKNGFYEISVPANQKVILIFTHVSLKSITASIQLKTNEEFEFNVMMNDKSDQLNEVIITNDKRRVEGITIISPESIRLNPSANAGIESVLKSLPGVNSNSELSTQYAVRGGNYDENLVYVNEIEVYRPFLIRSGQQEGLSFTNTEMVQNVDFSAGGFQAKYGDKMSSVLDITYRTPKKFALAAEASFLGGSLTADFISKNKKWSNIIGIRYRDNSLLVNSQETQTNFRPTFIDVQSIVNFKPNEKWSFSFLGNASKNKYNYQPLTRQTNFGTIDEPIALQVFYEGQENDQYQTLFGAFKTVYELDKNNAFKFISSIYHTQEQEYFDIYAQYFLGEVDTNIGSETLGEVTFNRGIGTQLNHARNDLDALIVNAEVKGSHVLSNKKHFIDWGIKYTRENFRDRVVEWEVIDSAGFSINPPIIDIPNDQPYNPYTGPLVPYQNIRATNFVDINRISGYAQWSFKDQIGSADYTLNFGVRAHNWQVTGKNIADGKNQTVFSPRAQFSLKPDWKKNMLFRLSLGYYYQPPFYRELRDSLGMVRPNVKAQKSIHYVLSNDFKFQMYNRPFKLVTEAYYKSMTDVNTYTLENVRIRYRADNDAVAYAYGLDMRLNGEFVPGTESWLSFGYMRTEENLNDKGYIARPTDQRLKFGVLFQDYMPNLPNMKLYLNLVYNTGLPGGSPSYANPYDYQLRLRDYRRADVGFSYVLTERNNERPDGHWLKKFKDLSVGFEIFNLFNNQNAITNTWVRDVYTKNQYGIPNYMTTRVFNIKLSARL